One genomic region from Salvia hispanica cultivar TCC Black 2014 chromosome 2, UniMelb_Shisp_WGS_1.0, whole genome shotgun sequence encodes:
- the LOC125204235 gene encoding probable prolyl 4-hydroxylase 7 encodes MDPRLFLVISLCFLVQFSHGKESLLKMTTGRSTAPFDPTRVTQISWKPRAFLYRGFLTDEECDHFITLAKDKLEKSMVADNDSGKSIESEVRTSSGMFLQKRQDAIIAGVEEKIAAWTFLPVENGEAMQILHYEHGQKYEPHFDFFHDKANLELGGHRVATVLMYLSDVAKGGETVFPQSEFKDKQQKGEDLSDCAKQGYSVKPRKGDALLFFSLHPDATTDNTSLHGSCPVIEGEKWSATKWIHVRSFENPQARSTSECVDEDPNCTSWALRGECEKNPLYMVGNKDEPGYCRKSCKACSS; translated from the exons ATGGACCCAAGATTATTTCTAGTAATTTCCCTCTGTTTCCTTGTTCAATTCTCTCATGG AAAAGAGTCATTGTTGAAAATGACAACCGGTCGTTCCACGGCGCCTTTTGATCCGACCCGGGTCACCCAAATCTCGTGGAAGCCAAG GGCTTTTTTGTACAGAGGGTTTTTGACTGATGAGGAGTGTGATCATTTCATTACTCTG GCTAAAGATAAGCTGGAGAAATCTATGGTAGCTGACAATGATTCTGGCAAGAGTATAGAGAGCGAAGTCCGGACGAGTTCTGGCATGTTCTTGCAAAAGCGTCAG GATGCAATAATAGCCGGCGTTGAGGAGAAAATTGCTGCATGGACTTTCCTCCCTGTAG AAAATGGGGAGGCTATGCAGATTTTGCATTATGAGCATGGCCAGAAGTACGAGCCACATTTCGACTTTTTCCACGACAAGGCTAATCTAGAATTGGGTGGTCACCGGGTCGCTACTGTGCTCATGTATTTATCTGATGTGGCAAAGGGTGGAGAAACAGTTTTCCCTCAATCTGAA TTTAAAGATAAACAACAAAAGGGCGAAGACTTGTCTGATTGCGCCAAACAAGGCTACTCAG TGAAACCCAGGAAAGGTGACGCGCTGTTATTCTTCAGTCTCCACCCAGACGCCACCACTGACAACACGAGCCTGCATGGGAGCTGCCCCGTCATTGAGGGCGAGAAATGGTCTGCAACCAAGTGGATCCATGTCCGGTCCTTTGAAAATCCACAGGCCAGGTCAACGAGTGAGTGCGTAGACGAGGATCCCAACTGCACATCATGGGCTCTCAGAGGGGAGTGCGAGAAGAACCCGCTATACATGGTTGGAAACAAGGACGAGCCCGGTTATTGCCGGAAGAGCTGCAAGGCCTGCTCCTCTTAG
- the LOC125204238 gene encoding thaumatin-like protein — translation MKSSAFFISLVWLLISSGHVSACTFYISNNCPFPIWPATAPNTGHPIIAGGGFHLPPGRTHKFPAPGDWSGRIWARTGCNFNAANNQPACETGDCAGKLECGGAIGLPPATLVEFTLQADKRKPSFYDVSVVDGYNLPVAVSTRPSDAKCGIGGCVRDVKAACPEELQVRNRRGEVVACKSACLAFDVDAFCCRNEYGSPAKCRPNEYSKMFKRACPAYVSYAFDTPSPLVNCPSDVYVVTFCPGGVAAAE, via the exons ATGAAATCCTCAGCCTTCTTTATTTCCCTTGTTTGGCTCCTCATTTCATCAG GGCATGTAAGTGCATGCACATTCTACATTAGCAACAATTGCCCATTCCCCATATGGCCCGCCACGGCCCCCAACACGGGCCACCCCATCATCGCGGGAGGCGGCTTCCACCTCCCGCCCGGCCGAACCCACAAATTCCCCGCCCCGGGAGACTGGTCGGGCCGGATCTGGGCCCGAACCGGATGCAATTTCAACGCCGCCAACAACCAACCCGCCTGCGAAACCGGCGACTGCGCCGGCAAACTCGAGTGCGGCGGCGCCATCGGTCTCCCGCCGGCCACTCTCGTCGAGTTCACTCTTCAGGCCGACAAGCGGAAGCCGAGCTTCTACGACGTCAGCGTGGTGGACGGCTACAACCTCCCCGTGGCCGTCTCGACGCGGCCCTCTGACGCGAAGTGCGGCATCGGAGGGTGCGTGAGGGATGTGAAGGCGGCGTGCCCGGAGGAACTGCAGGTGAGGAACCGGAGAGGGGAGGTGGTGGCGTGCAAGAGCGCGTGCTTGGCTTTCGACGTCGACGCGTTTTGTTGCCGGAACGAGTATGGGAGTCCGGCCAAGTGCAGGCCTAATGAGTACTCCAAGATGTTCAAGCGCGCCTGCCCGGCGTATGTTAGCTACGCTTTCGACACGCCGTCGCCGCTTGTCAACTGCCCTTCGGATGTTTATGTTGTCACTTTTTGTCCCGGTGGTGTCGCCGCCGCGGAATAG
- the LOC125204229 gene encoding uncharacterized protein LOC125204229 isoform X2 translates to MNNIWLPNSSGSVANGETCYETSTRLDQKRPHQWFMDSFEQELSARKKQTVQPFKETSGPVAMESSLWHDDSNFQSENLTQNLFNPKPVRSSNVADKNNPSNAASLNMERKEPGNQFGNDSLVYLTMSHAGNDSLRMNSGPRKVKVHEVRIPENCRPELGRSTFVHGEKNDAMTSAFRRTNNMFSGPTYNTAAGTISVDPAYSPNKGDPHITFQGQQDAAVSSLGALYHKENSSILSMAEHSRKGDETTIVYGGLQNIVEEMERSGRLITSYGGLLNQSSALSSEGLGQKDTTDQLSENDIPPSSSGPDGAAKNNVVKTKKGSSNNFPTNVKSLLSTGILDGVPVKYVSWSREKNLRGVVKGTGYMCSCKDCKLTKAVNAFEFERHAGCKTKHPNNHIYFENGKTIYAAVQELKNTPQEMLFDVMLNITGSAVNQKNFDIWKASYKAASKELKRIYGRDELVAQS, encoded by the exons ATG AACAACATTTGGTTGCCGAATAGCTCTGGTTCTGTGGCTAATGGGGAGACTTGTTATGAAACTTCAACAAGACTTGATCAGAAACGTCCTCATCAGTGGTTTATGGATTCTTTTGAGCAGGAGTTAAGTGCTAGAAAGAAGCAAACAGTACAGCCTTTTAAAGAAACTTCAGGGCCTGTAGCTATGGAAAGTTCTTTGTGGCATGATGATTCCAACTTTCAATCTGAAAACCTAACCCAGAACCTGTTCAACCCCAAGCCTGTGCGGAGTTCTAATGTGGCTGATAAGAATAACCCATCCAATGCTGCTTCCTTGAATATGGAAAGGAAGGAACCAGGGAACCAATTTGGAAATGACTCATTGGTTTATTTAACCATGTCTCATGCAGGCAATGACTCTTTGCGTATGAACTCCGGACCTAGGAAAGTAAAAGTCCATGAGGTACGGATACCAGAGAATTGCAGGCCTGAGTTAGGGCGAAGTACCTTTGTCCATGGAGAGAAGAATGATGCTATGACCAGCGCATTTCGAAGGACTAACAATATGTTTAGTGGACCTACTTATAATACTGCAGCGGGGACTATTTCAGTGGATCCTGCTTACA GTCCTAATAAGGGGGATCCACATATAACTTTTCAAGGTCAGCAGGATGCTGCTGTTTCTTCGTTGGGAGCTCTCTACCATAAAGAAAATTCGAGCATCCTATCAATGGCTGAGCACTCTAGGAAGGGTGATGAAACTACCATAGTATACGGAGGCCTTCAGAATATTGTTGAGGAGATGGAACGCTCTGGCAGGCTCATAACTAGCTATGGTGGTTTGCTAAATCAATCCTCTGCTCTCTCTTCTGAGGGATTGGGGCAAAAAGATACTACAGATCAGCTAAGTGAAAATGATATCCCGCCATCTTCTTCCGGGCCAGATGGTGCTGCCAAGAATAATGTTGTGAAGACAAAAAAGGGATCGTCAAATAACTTTCCTACAAATGTTAAAAGCTTGTTGTCCACTGGCATTCTTGACGGGGTTCCAGTGAAATATGTTTCATGGTCGCGAGAG AAAAATCTCAGAGGAGTGGTGAAAGGGACTGGTTACATGTGTAGCTGCAAGGATTGCAAGCTTACAAAG GCTGTCAATGCTTTTGAGTTTGAGCGTCATGCTGGTTGCAAAACCAAACACCCTAACAACCATATTTACTTTGAGAACGGGAAGACAATTTACGCAGCTGTCCAAGAACTGAAGAACACCCCTCAGGAAATGCTCTTTGACGTGATGCTAAATATAACAGGATCCGCAGTCAATCAGAAAAACTTCGATATTTGGAAAG cATCATATAAAGCTGCATCCAAAGAGCTTAAACGCATTTACGGAAGGGATGAGTTGGTCGCGCAATCCTAA
- the LOC125204236 gene encoding transcription factor MYB35, with product MGRPPCCDKANVKRGPWTPEEDAKILAYVASHGIGNWTLVPQKAGLNRCGKSCRLRWTNYLRPDLKHDGFTPEEEECILEMHKTIGSRWSLIARRLPGRTDNDVKNYWNTKLKKKLTKMGIDPITHKPFSQLFSEYGRISGSPITRNRNPFLQTQTGRWIQPNEPQKIDHFTTYSNAFSQENAHPCMLSEASSSASASAASVTRFGGGSSRSCEAPTLPTSPFSCNEEYILECKNMEMVESGNEVQEEGNVVSENEICVEKSGAAAADTFVEDMLARDMEIRLQFPEIFDENYDY from the exons ATGGGGAGGCCTCCTTGCTGCGACAAGGCCAACGTCAAACGAGGGCCGTGGACGCCTGAGGAAGACGCCAAGATCCTCGCCTATGTCGCCAGCCACGGCATTGGCAACTGGACCTTAGTCCCTCAGAAAGCAG GCCTAAACAGATGTGGCAAGAGCTGCAGACTTAGATGGACTAACTATCTACGCCCTGACCTCAAACACGACGGCTTCACACCCGAAGAAGAAGAGTGCATTCTTGAAATGCACAAGACCATTGGCAGCAG GTGGTCTCTGATAGCTAGGAGGCTTCCGGGGAGAACAGACAACGACGTGAAGAACTACTGGAACACGAAGCTGAAGAAGAAGCTGACGAAGATGGGGATCGATCCCATCACACACAAGCCTTTCTCCCAGCTTTTTAGTGAGTATGGGAGGATCAGTGGCTCCCCCATCACGCGGAACAGGAACCCTTTCCTCCAGACCCAAACGGGCCGCTGGATCCAGCCCAACGAGCCTCAGAAGATCGATCACTTCACCACCTATAGCAACGCGTTTAGTCAAGAAAACGCCCACCCTTGTATGCTCAGTGAGGCCTCCTCCTCTGCATCTGCCTCTGCAGCGAGTGTCACGCGTTTTGGGGGTGGATCGTCGCGCTCGTGTGAGGCTCCAACGCTGCCCACCTCTCCATTTTCGTGCAACGAGGAATACATATTGGAGTGCAAGAATATGGAGATGGTGGAATCAGGCAATGAGGTGCAAGAAGAAGGGAATGTTGTTAGTGAAAATGAGATTTGTGTTGAGAAGAGTGGTGCTGCTGCTGCAGATACATTTGTGGAAGACATGTTGGCACGTGACATGGAGATTAGGCTGCAGTTTCCTGAGATTTTTGATGAAAACTATGATTATTGA
- the LOC125204230 gene encoding serine/threonine-protein kinase D6PKL2: MTTSTHDPISLKVSFHDLTIHNSPSIDFCSSTDDTSSSKISDGVCFVDKQIDVKNDSLVNADESEMSSSLSSVNGGDANEASSRSLCPSKPHMANDRRWDAIQCVQAKDGELGLGHFRLMKKLGFGDIGSVYLAELRSAGCLFAMKVMDKGMLVSRKKVARAQTERDILGLLDHPFLPTLYSHFETDKFSCLLMEFCSGGDLHLLRQRQPGKHFDEQAARFYASEVLLALEYLHMMGVVYRDLKPENVLVRDDGHIMLSDFDLSLRCYVNPTLLTSGDGASCMISSYCIQPSCIDPACKLPVCVEPSCFQPSCFKPRLFTSKSTKPRGERTAARTRIPPVSSDSLPVLVAEPTGARSMSFVGTHEYLAPEIVRGDGHGSAVDWWTFGIFLYELLHGKTPFKGNGNRETLFNVVGQPLKFPEGSSISFAAKDLIRGLLAKDPQKRLGSKRGATEIKQHPFFESVNWALIRGTTPPQIPKPLDLASLNQTLKSSLLSSNKSATDSERSSGPYLDFEFF, encoded by the exons ATGACCACCTCCACGCACGACCCCATTTCCCTCAAGGTCAGTTTTCACGACCTAACCATCCACAACAGCCCCAGCATTGACTTCTGCAGCAGCACCGACGACACCAGCTCCAGCAAAATCAGCGACGGCGTATGCTTCGTCGACAAGCAGATTGACGTCAAGAACGATTCTTTGGTCAATGCCGATGAGAGTGAGATGAGCAGCAGCTTGAGCTCCGTCAACGGCGGCGACGCCAACGAGGCCAGCTCCAGGAGCCTCTGCCCTTCGAAGCCGCACATGGCTAATGACAGGAGGTGGGATGCGATTCAGTGCGTGCAGGCTAAAGATGGGGAGCTGGGATTAGGGCATTTTAGGCTGATGAAGAAATTGGGATTTGGGGATATTGGGAGCGTTTATCTGGCCGAGCTGAGGAGCGCTGGGTGCCTCTTTGCTATGAAAGTGATGGATAAAGGGATGCTTGTGAGTAGGAAGAAAGTGGCCAGGGCTCAAACGGAGAGGGACATTCTTGGTTTGTTGGATCACCCTTTTCTTCCTACTCTGTATTCCCATTTTGAAACGGACAAGTTCTCGTGCTTGCTCATGGAGTTCTGCAGCGGCGGCGACCTGCATTTGCTCCGCCAGCGACAGCCCGGGAAGCATTTCGACGAGCAAGCTGCAAG ATTCTATGCTTCGGAAGTGTTGCTTGCGCTTGAGTATCTTCATATGATGGGAGTCGTCTATCGAGACTTGAAGCCCGAAAACGTTCTAGTCCGGGATGACGGCCACATCATGTTATCCGATTTTGATCTGTCGTTGAGATGCTATGTGAACCCGACTCTTCTCACGTCTGGTGATGGCGCATCTTGTATGATCTCCTCGTATTGCATCCAGCCGTCCTGCATTGACCCGGCCTGCAAACTGCCCGTTTGTGTCGAGCCCTCTTGCTTCCAGCCGTCTTGCTTCAAGCCCCGCCTTTTCAcctcaaaatcaacaaaaccaAGAGGTGAACGAACAGCAGCACGAACAAGAATACCTCCAGTGAGCTCGGACTCCCTCCCAGTGCTCGTGGCAGAGCCAACTGGGGCCCGTTCCATGTCCTTTGTCGGGACACACGAGTACCTAGCCCCTGAGATCGTCAGAGGAGACGGCCATGGCAGCGCTGTTGACTGGTGGACGTTTGGGATTTTCTTATACGAGCTCCTCCACGGGAAGACTCCATTTAAAGGAAATGGCAACAGGGAAACTCTGTTCAACGTCGTGGGGCAGCCGTTGAAGTTCCCGGAAGGCTCATCGATCAGCTTTGCTGCGAAGGATCTGATCCGAGGCCTGCTTGCAAAGGACCCGCAAAAGAGACTAGGGTCCAAAAGAGGAGCCACAGAGATAAAGCAGCACCCTTTCTTCGAAAGTGTGAATTGGGCGCTTATCCGTGGCACGACGCCTCCTCAGATCCCCAAGCCGTTGGATCTCGCCTCGCTCAACCAGACGTTGAAGTCGTCGTTGCTGTCGTCTAACAAGAGTGCTACTGATTCAGAAAGGTCATCTGGCCCTTATTTAGACTTTGAATTCTTCTGA
- the LOC125204229 gene encoding uncharacterized protein LOC125204229 isoform X1 — MNNIWLPNSSGSVANGETCYETSTRLDQKRPHQWFMDSFEQELSARKKQTVQPFKETSGPVAMESSLWHDDSNFQSENLTQNLFNPKPVRSSNVADKNNPSNAASLNMERKEPGNQFGNDSLVYLTMSHAGNDSLRMNSGPRKVKVHEVRIPENCRPELGRSTFVHGEKNDAMTSAFRRTNNMFSGPTYNTAAGTISVDPAYSKLDKSFVSLGNSSSKIDGNFMLSNQYYNGTDNNVLSIGQALNRGNYNVNALGEHYGKENGSFSSVLPPYNRGQENPFALDPFYSKLNETFMSAGPNKGDPHITFQGQQDAAVSSLGALYHKENSSILSMAEHSRKGDETTIVYGGLQNIVEEMERSGRLITSYGGLLNQSSALSSEGLGQKDTTDQLSENDIPPSSSGPDGAAKNNVVKTKKGSSNNFPTNVKSLLSTGILDGVPVKYVSWSREKNLRGVVKGTGYMCSCKDCKLTKAVNAFEFERHAGCKTKHPNNHIYFENGKTIYAAVQELKNTPQEMLFDVMLNITGSAVNQKNFDIWKASYKAASKELKRIYGRDELVAQS; from the exons ATG AACAACATTTGGTTGCCGAATAGCTCTGGTTCTGTGGCTAATGGGGAGACTTGTTATGAAACTTCAACAAGACTTGATCAGAAACGTCCTCATCAGTGGTTTATGGATTCTTTTGAGCAGGAGTTAAGTGCTAGAAAGAAGCAAACAGTACAGCCTTTTAAAGAAACTTCAGGGCCTGTAGCTATGGAAAGTTCTTTGTGGCATGATGATTCCAACTTTCAATCTGAAAACCTAACCCAGAACCTGTTCAACCCCAAGCCTGTGCGGAGTTCTAATGTGGCTGATAAGAATAACCCATCCAATGCTGCTTCCTTGAATATGGAAAGGAAGGAACCAGGGAACCAATTTGGAAATGACTCATTGGTTTATTTAACCATGTCTCATGCAGGCAATGACTCTTTGCGTATGAACTCCGGACCTAGGAAAGTAAAAGTCCATGAGGTACGGATACCAGAGAATTGCAGGCCTGAGTTAGGGCGAAGTACCTTTGTCCATGGAGAGAAGAATGATGCTATGACCAGCGCATTTCGAAGGACTAACAATATGTTTAGTGGACCTACTTATAATACTGCAGCGGGGACTATTTCAGTGGATCCTGCTTACAGTAAGCTAGACAAAAGCTTTGTTTCACTTGGAAACTCCTCCAGCAAGATAGATGGGAATTTTATGCTCTCCAATCAGTACTATAACGGGACAGATAACAATGTACTGTCGATTGGTCAGGCCTTAAACAGAGGGAATTACAATGTTAATGCCCTAGGAGAGCACTATGGAAAGGAAAACGGCAGTTTTTCATCTGTTTTGCCTCCATACAATAGGGGCCAGGAGAATCCATTTGCGCTGGACCCTTTCTACAGCAAACTAAATGAGACTTTCATGTCTGCAGGTCCTAATAAGGGGGATCCACATATAACTTTTCAAGGTCAGCAGGATGCTGCTGTTTCTTCGTTGGGAGCTCTCTACCATAAAGAAAATTCGAGCATCCTATCAATGGCTGAGCACTCTAGGAAGGGTGATGAAACTACCATAGTATACGGAGGCCTTCAGAATATTGTTGAGGAGATGGAACGCTCTGGCAGGCTCATAACTAGCTATGGTGGTTTGCTAAATCAATCCTCTGCTCTCTCTTCTGAGGGATTGGGGCAAAAAGATACTACAGATCAGCTAAGTGAAAATGATATCCCGCCATCTTCTTCCGGGCCAGATGGTGCTGCCAAGAATAATGTTGTGAAGACAAAAAAGGGATCGTCAAATAACTTTCCTACAAATGTTAAAAGCTTGTTGTCCACTGGCATTCTTGACGGGGTTCCAGTGAAATATGTTTCATGGTCGCGAGAG AAAAATCTCAGAGGAGTGGTGAAAGGGACTGGTTACATGTGTAGCTGCAAGGATTGCAAGCTTACAAAG GCTGTCAATGCTTTTGAGTTTGAGCGTCATGCTGGTTGCAAAACCAAACACCCTAACAACCATATTTACTTTGAGAACGGGAAGACAATTTACGCAGCTGTCCAAGAACTGAAGAACACCCCTCAGGAAATGCTCTTTGACGTGATGCTAAATATAACAGGATCCGCAGTCAATCAGAAAAACTTCGATATTTGGAAAG cATCATATAAAGCTGCATCCAAAGAGCTTAAACGCATTTACGGAAGGGATGAGTTGGTCGCGCAATCCTAA
- the LOC125204226 gene encoding pentatricopeptide repeat-containing protein At5g39680 — MDVRKLLKASAEARNLKFGKSIHAHLIVMNQITRNHVIEKNSLINHYAKCGDLSSARILFDKMRKRNVVSWGSMMSGYSQHGYAQEVVQLWRKMVNVDKLNPNRHVLPMVLSSCSNCGLLDEGQQCHGYALKSGLIFHQYVKNALVYLYTMSTHLEEAMQVLDSPPRSDLCTYNSVLNGLLAHGYLNEACYVLRMMIEEFEWSRWDGVTCVNVFSVCGHLKDLILGRQVHGRLLKIGLDHDLFVGSATIDMYGKCGDVSQMRKVFDALRARNEVTWTAALTAYTQNECFEEALKLFLEMNRENIVPNEYTFAVLLNSCAGLSALGYGSSIHARVEKVGLKHDIVVGNALIYMASKCGLIDDARMLFESLLDRDVISWNLMINGYSYHGLGMEALDVFQHMLSEWKQPSYVTFVGVLSACSLLGRVDEGFYYLDQMMREYGIEPGLEHYTCIVGLLGRARRLDEAENFIRSSPLRWDVIAWRTLLNACLVHQNYGLGKKVADILLEIGPDDAGTCILMSNMHAKAKRWDKASAVRKLMRERNIKKEPGLSWIEIRNDTHVFVSGDTNHVESVQIRDKVKKLLAEIRTLGYVPDIATELHDVEEEQKEDWLGYHSEKLAIAYALMKTPQGAPIRVMKNLRMCDDCHSAAKYISKLTNRTIIVRDANRFHRFRDGFCSCADYW; from the coding sequence ATGGACGTGAGAAAGCTTCTAAAAGCTTCGGCAGAAGCTAGAAACCTCAAATTCGGTAAATCCATCCACGCACATCTCATTGTTATGAATCAAATTACACGGAACCACGTGATTGAGAAGAACTCGTTGATCAATCACTATGCAAAGTGTGGTGATTTATCGAGTGCGCGCATACTGTTCGACAAAATGCGTAAGAGGAATGTCGTTTCTTGGGGCAGCATGATGTCCGGGTATTCACAGCACGGATACGCTCAAGAAGTTGTGCAGCTGTGGAGAAAAATGGTTAATGTGGATAAACTAAACCCAAACAGGCATGTGCTGCCGATGGTTCTTTCGTCGTGCTCGAATTGTGGATTGCTGGATGAAGGCCAGCAGTGTCACGGGTATGCATTGAAGTCTGGATTGATATTTCATCAATATGTTAAGAATGCACTTGTTTACCTGTATACGATGTCAACTCATCTGGAAGAGGCCATGCAGGTTCTTGATTCGCCACCAAGATCGGATCTTTGCACTTATAATTCGGTATTGAATGGACTCTTGGCACATGGGTACTTGAACGAAGCGTGTTATGTTTTGCGTATGATGATTGAGGAATTTGAGTGGAGTAGGTGGGATGGTGTTACTTGTGTTAATGTTTTCAGTGTTTGTGGCCATCTTAAGGATTTGATATTGGGAAGGCAAGTTCATGGTAGACTGTTGAAGATTGGTTTGGATCATGATTTGTTCGTGGGTAGCGCCACAATAGATATGTATGGAAAATGTGGTGATGTTTCACAGATGAGAAAAGTTTTTGATGCGTTGAGAGCAAGAAATGAGGTGACTTGGACAGCTGCTCTAACTGCCTACACACAGAATGAATGCTTTGAAGAAGCACTTAAGCTGTTTCTGGAAATGAACCGCGAAAACATTGTACCGAATGAATACACATTTGCAGTGCTTTTGAACTCGTGTGCTGGTTTGTCAGCTCTTGGGTATGGCAGTTCGATACATGCACGCGTTGAGAAGGTGGGGTTAAAGCACGATATTGTTGTTGGAAATGCTTTGATCTACATGGCTTCAAAATGTGGCCTCATTGATGATGCACGTATGTTGTTCGAGAGTTTGTTGGATCGTGATGTCATATCATggaatttgatgataaatggTTACTCATATCATGGGCTTGGCATGGAAGCCCTTGATGTGTTTCAACATATGTTGAGTGAATGGAAACAACCGAGTTATGTAACTTTTGTTGGGGTGCTCTCTGCTTGTAGCTTGTTGGGGCGAGTTGATGAAGGTTTCTATTATCTGGATCAGATGATGAGAGAATACGGCATTGAACCCGGGCTAGAGCACTATACCTGCATTGTTGGGCTTCTAGGTAGGGCACGTAGGCTAGATGAGGCGGAGAATTTCATTAGATCGAGTCCACTAAGATGGGATGTCATTGCCTGGAGAACCTTGCTCAATGCTTGCCTCGTCCATCAGAATTATGGTCTAGGAAAGAAAGTTGCAGATATACTGCTGGAGATCGGCCCAGATGATGCTGGCACGTGTATCCTAATGTCAAATATGCACGCCAAAGCCAAGAGATGGGATAAAGCATCCGCTGTGAGAAAATTGATGAGAGAAAGGAACATAAAAAAAGAGCCTGGATTGAGCTGGATAGAAATTAGAAATGATACACATGTCTTTGTCTCTGGTGACACGAATCATGTGGAGTCTGTTCAAATTCGTGACAAGGTGAAGAAACTTTTGGCTGAGATTAGAACTCTGGGTTATGTTCCAGATATTGCTACGGAGCTGCACGATGTGGAGGAGGAACAGAAAGAGGATTGGCTCGGTTATCACAGCGAGAAGTTAGCCATAGCGTATGCGCTCATGAAAACACCTCAAGGGGCACCCATCCGTGTCATGAAGAACCTTAGAATGTGCGATGATTGCCACTCTGCAGCAAAATACATCTCGAAGCTCACAAACAGAACAATAATTGTTAGAGATGCAAACCGGTTTCATCGTTTCAGAGATGGTTTCTGTTCGTGTGCTGACTATTGGTAA